Proteins from a single region of Candidatus Hydrogenedentota bacterium:
- a CDS encoding 3D domain-containing protein produces MRASTREMSVSAYCSCKQCCNWKRNWLFKPVVASGPSKGKPKKVGLTASGVKAEKGTIAADTQYYPFGTIMYIPGYGYGRVEDRGSAIKGPDKIDLYFPKHKKALQWGRRRAPVKIWQY; encoded by the coding sequence ATGCGCGCATCCACCCGCGAAATGTCCGTCAGCGCCTACTGCTCCTGCAAACAATGCTGCAACTGGAAGCGCAACTGGCTCTTCAAACCCGTTGTCGCCTCCGGACCAAGCAAAGGCAAGCCCAAAAAAGTCGGCCTCACCGCCAGCGGCGTCAAAGCCGAAAAAGGCACCATCGCCGCAGACACCCAGTACTACCCCTTCGGCACCATCATGTACATCCCCGGCTACGGCTACGGCCGCGTCGAGGACCGCGGCTCCGCCATCAAAGGCCCCGACAAAATTGACCTATACTTCCCCAAACACAAAAAAGCACTCCAATGGGGACGACGCCGCGCACCCGTAAAAATCTGGCAATACTGA
- a CDS encoding alpha/beta hydrolase fold domain-containing protein — MDWKRTGWFRLLAGVAVLWLLLALSAGAFEWPSRAYTVTRNLRYGVGLAQAPDGSGLTLKPLHYDRVSPRAKAAGPRPAVVLIHGGGFTGGGKENKRLGELARALARRGHVCYLMNYRLAGDAPPAPAPFDADPLTRAAHAAAVDAKTMLRHVRANAARDGVDPARIALLGESAGAITALAAGISTPEAFASDGPGFPCPAENHCGDTAPPAAIVNLWGTADQFLDYFDPGDPPIMTVHGAKDFTVGISLLPAENIRAECEEHGIPHWYYPVQDAGHGAWEMTAEGMDLTGLVAAFLGRV; from the coding sequence ATGGACTGGAAGAGGACGGGTTGGTTTCGGCTGCTGGCCGGGGTTGCGGTGTTGTGGCTGCTTTTGGCGCTGTCCGCCGGGGCGTTTGAGTGGCCGAGCCGGGCGTACACGGTGACGCGCAACCTCCGCTACGGGGTTGGGCTGGCGCAGGCGCCGGACGGGTCGGGGCTCACGCTGAAGCCGTTGCATTATGACCGGGTGTCGCCGCGCGCGAAGGCGGCGGGGCCGCGTCCGGCGGTGGTGCTGATACACGGGGGCGGGTTTACGGGCGGCGGCAAGGAGAACAAGCGGCTGGGGGAACTGGCGCGCGCCCTGGCGCGGCGGGGTCATGTGTGCTACCTGATGAATTACCGGCTGGCGGGGGACGCGCCGCCGGCGCCTGCGCCGTTTGACGCGGACCCGCTGACGCGCGCGGCGCATGCGGCGGCGGTGGACGCGAAGACGATGCTGCGGCATGTGCGGGCGAACGCGGCGCGGGACGGGGTGGACCCGGCGCGGATCGCGCTGCTTGGGGAGAGCGCGGGGGCGATCACGGCGCTGGCGGCGGGGATTTCCACGCCGGAGGCGTTTGCGTCTGACGGGCCGGGGTTTCCGTGTCCGGCGGAGAACCATTGCGGGGACACGGCGCCGCCCGCGGCGATTGTGAACCTTTGGGGCACGGCGGACCAGTTTCTGGATTATTTTGACCCGGGGGACCCGCCGATCATGACGGTGCACGGGGCGAAGGACTTTACGGTGGGGATTTCGCTGCTGCCGGCGGAGAACATCCGGGCGGAGTGCGAGGAGCACGGGATTCCGCACTGGTATTACCCGGTGCAGGACGCGGGCCACGGCGCCTGGGAGATGACGGCGGAGGGGATGGATTTAACGGGGCTGGTGGCGGCGTTTTTGGGGAGGGTTTAG
- a CDS encoding putative monovalent cation/H+ antiporter subunit A: MLLAVLSGFIWACLAPWIHRVAGPRSHWLLAALPAALFAFFLTLLPAAGRGEPAAALLEWVPSLGVTLSFRADGLALLFALLISGIGVLVTLYSGGYLHGHPMLGRWYLFLFAFMASMLGVVLSDNVYLLFVFWELTSVTSYLLIGFNHDEEKSRAAALQALLVTGAGGLALLAGLVLLARAGGSAEISVLAGRGDLLRGHGLYPAILALVLLGAFTKSAQFPFHFWLPNAMAAPTPASAYLHSSTMVKAGVYLLARMHPALGGTPSWQFWVTAAGAATMLLGAWMAFHQTILKRLLAYSTVSALGVITLLLGLGGAAAVTAAMAFLFAHALYKAALFLVAGAVDHGTGERDVERLGGLRRAMPLTAAGAAVAGLSMAGLPPLFGFTAKELLYETLLHAPGIAPGNANLLIGLLLPAAVLSAAFFLVVALSVAFKPFYGAPAHTPHHPHEAPPAMWLGPALLGVCSILFGLFPGFIGHVLLGHAADAALGAPAHAHLALWHGLTPALGLSVLTLAAGLLLYRFRTPLRAASAPLLRAARFGPERGYDAALAGMVRFAHAQTRALQNGYLRNYLLVIFLTLLALVVPVLVMHTQMLNEMFLRKAAESLLNLRHYELGLAVLMVVSIAAVVHSKTRLAAVAALGVVGYGVALIFILFGAPDLAMTQFVIETLTVILLVLTFYHLPAFAVYAPRAVLLRDLAVAVAVGVTMAVLVLIAADSGQYPNIAHYFEENSYTLGHGRNVVNVILVDFRGLDTLGEITVLAVAAVGAWSLLSMRPRRGDGQ, from the coding sequence ATGCTGCTGGCGGTACTATCCGGATTCATTTGGGCCTGCCTTGCGCCGTGGATTCACCGCGTCGCCGGACCCCGCTCCCATTGGCTCCTCGCCGCACTACCCGCCGCCCTCTTCGCCTTCTTCCTCACCCTGCTCCCCGCGGCCGGGCGCGGCGAACCCGCCGCCGCCCTCCTTGAATGGGTGCCCAGCCTTGGTGTCACCCTCTCCTTCCGCGCCGACGGGCTCGCCCTGCTCTTCGCCCTGCTCATCAGCGGCATAGGCGTCCTCGTCACCCTCTACTCCGGCGGCTACCTCCACGGCCACCCCATGCTCGGCCGGTGGTATTTGTTCCTCTTCGCCTTCATGGCCTCCATGCTAGGCGTGGTCCTCTCCGACAACGTCTATCTCCTCTTCGTCTTCTGGGAACTCACCAGCGTCACCTCCTACCTCCTCATCGGGTTCAACCACGACGAGGAAAAGTCCCGCGCCGCCGCGCTCCAGGCCCTGCTGGTCACCGGCGCGGGCGGGCTCGCCCTCCTCGCCGGACTCGTCCTCCTCGCGCGGGCGGGCGGCTCCGCCGAAATCAGCGTCCTCGCCGGACGCGGCGACCTCCTGCGCGGACACGGCCTGTATCCCGCGATTCTGGCCCTCGTCCTCCTCGGCGCCTTCACCAAGTCGGCCCAGTTCCCCTTCCACTTCTGGCTGCCCAACGCCATGGCCGCGCCCACCCCCGCCAGCGCCTACCTCCACTCCTCCACCATGGTGAAGGCCGGCGTCTACCTGCTGGCGCGCATGCACCCCGCCCTCGGCGGCACCCCCTCATGGCAGTTCTGGGTCACCGCCGCGGGCGCCGCGACCATGCTCCTCGGCGCGTGGATGGCCTTCCACCAGACCATCCTGAAACGCCTGCTCGCCTACTCCACCGTCAGCGCCCTCGGCGTCATCACCCTGCTCCTAGGACTCGGCGGCGCCGCCGCCGTCACCGCCGCAATGGCCTTCCTCTTCGCCCACGCCCTCTACAAGGCCGCCCTCTTCCTCGTGGCCGGCGCCGTGGACCACGGGACCGGCGAGCGCGACGTTGAACGCCTCGGCGGGCTCCGCCGCGCCATGCCCCTCACCGCCGCGGGCGCCGCCGTCGCGGGGCTCTCCATGGCCGGGCTCCCCCCCCTCTTCGGCTTCACCGCCAAGGAGCTCCTTTACGAAACGCTCCTCCACGCCCCCGGCATCGCCCCTGGGAACGCCAATCTCCTGATTGGCCTCCTCCTCCCCGCCGCCGTCCTCTCCGCCGCGTTCTTCCTCGTTGTGGCCCTGTCCGTGGCGTTCAAGCCCTTCTACGGCGCGCCCGCCCACACCCCGCACCACCCCCACGAGGCGCCCCCCGCCATGTGGCTCGGCCCCGCGCTCCTCGGCGTCTGCTCCATCCTTTTCGGCCTCTTCCCCGGATTCATCGGGCATGTCCTCCTCGGCCACGCCGCCGACGCCGCCCTCGGCGCGCCCGCCCACGCCCACCTCGCCCTGTGGCACGGGCTCACGCCCGCCCTCGGCCTCAGCGTCCTGACACTCGCCGCCGGGCTCCTCCTCTACCGGTTCCGGACGCCCCTGCGCGCCGCGTCCGCGCCCCTGCTCCGCGCTGCCCGCTTCGGCCCCGAACGCGGCTACGACGCCGCCCTGGCGGGCATGGTCCGTTTCGCCCACGCCCAGACCCGCGCCCTGCAGAACGGCTACCTGCGCAACTACCTGCTGGTCATCTTCCTCACCCTGCTCGCACTGGTCGTGCCCGTCCTCGTCATGCACACCCAGATGCTCAACGAGATGTTCCTCCGCAAGGCCGCCGAGTCCCTCCTGAACCTCCGCCACTACGAGCTCGGCCTCGCCGTGCTCATGGTCGTCTCCATCGCCGCCGTGGTCCACTCGAAAACCCGGCTCGCCGCCGTCGCCGCCCTCGGCGTGGTCGGCTACGGCGTCGCCCTCATCTTCATCCTCTTCGGCGCCCCAGACCTCGCCATGACCCAGTTCGTCATCGAGACCCTCACGGTCATCCTCCTCGTCCTCACCTTCTACCACCTGCCCGCCTTCGCCGTCTACGCGCCCCGCGCCGTCCTCCTGCGCGACCTCGCCGTCGCCGTCGCCGTCGGCGTCACCATGGCGGTCCTCGTGCTCATCGCGGCGGACTCCGGGCAGTACCCCAACATCGCCCACTACTTCGAGGAGAACAGTTACACCCTCGGCCACGGCCGGAACGTGGTCAACGTCATCCTCGTGGACTTCCGCGGCCTTGACACCCTCGGCGAGATAACCGTCCTCGCCGTCGCCGCCGTCGGCGCGTGGTCCCTCCTCTCGATGCGCCCGCGCAGGGGGGACGGACAATGA
- a CDS encoding Na+/H+ antiporter subunit B produces MNSVILRSATLYMQPILLLFSVFLLIGGHNEPGGGFTGGLVAASAFVLHAVAFGVPEARRLLRADPRTLIGLGLLLAAGSGLLSVFGGGAFMTGVWAELPVPGLGTVALGTPLLFDTGVYLDVIGVTLLIIFSMAESD; encoded by the coding sequence ATGAACTCCGTCATCCTCCGCTCGGCCACCCTCTACATGCAGCCCATCCTCCTGCTCTTCTCCGTCTTCCTCCTCATCGGCGGGCACAACGAGCCCGGCGGCGGGTTCACCGGCGGCCTCGTGGCCGCGTCGGCCTTCGTGCTCCACGCCGTCGCATTCGGCGTGCCCGAGGCGCGCCGCCTCCTCCGCGCCGACCCGCGCACCCTCATCGGCCTCGGGCTGCTCCTGGCCGCGGGCAGCGGCCTGCTCTCCGTGTTCGGCGGCGGCGCGTTCATGACCGGCGTCTGGGCCGAACTCCCCGTGCCGGGCCTCGGAACCGTCGCCCTCGGAACCCCCCTGCTCTTCGACACGGGGGTCTATCTTGATGTCATCGGCGTCACCCTGCTCATCATCTTCTCCATGGCGGAGTCGGACTGA
- a CDS encoding Na+/H+ antiporter subunit C: protein MELVFAVVVGGLYAAGVFLILRRNVVKLILGLALLGHGANLLIFTAGGLTRGRAPLVPEGATVPLPDAADPLPQALILTAIVIGFGVLAFMLALVDRTHGEIPTDDLDELRSTDT, encoded by the coding sequence GTGGAACTGGTTTTTGCCGTGGTGGTCGGCGGGCTTTACGCCGCGGGGGTCTTCCTGATCCTCCGGCGCAATGTCGTCAAGCTGATCCTGGGCCTCGCCCTCCTCGGCCACGGCGCCAACCTGCTCATCTTCACCGCGGGCGGACTCACCCGCGGGCGCGCGCCCCTCGTCCCCGAGGGCGCCACCGTGCCCCTGCCCGACGCCGCCGACCCCCTGCCACAGGCCCTCATCCTCACCGCCATCGTCATCGGCTTCGGCGTGCTCGCGTTCATGCTCGCCCTCGTGGACCGCACCCACGGGGAAATCCCCACGGACGACCTCGACGAACTCAGGAGCACCGACACATGA